The following DNA comes from Tepidanaerobacter syntrophicus.
ATATTGGTTGTATAGCCGGTGTTTTCTACCGTTTTTCCGCCAATTTTAGGATGCACAAACGGAGCTAATTTGCGGTTTCCTTTGACAAAATCAGCCTGCACGGTTTTGGTTGGGAAGGTCTCAATGTTCTTGAAAAACGTGGTTTTAAAAAAGGTGTGGACTGGTGCCATCCTTTCGACGGCCTTCATCATTGTTCTTGGTTCAAAAAGATTGATAAGCATTATCTATTCCCCCTTCTATGCTCATACTGTGGGCTTTAAAAAGATGCCCAGTTTTCTTAAAGCTACTTTGTAATCAGATACGGTTTTGCCTTCTGGTGCCACAATTTTGTTTTCGTTAAACTCACCAGTCATGTAAAGCACTATCTTTTTGGTTTCTTCAGCTTTTGTTGTTACGGCTTCTGCCGCTATTGCATAAGCTTTATTGACATCTATTTCTTCTCCAGCAGGAGCTACTACAAAACCATTTGCATCAAGCTCAACTATTGCAAACTGCTGAATCTCCTGTTTCTCAGCTACAGTTCCTGTTTCTGTTACCACCGGCATTACATTGCCGGCAAAGATGTTTTCATATACAAAAGTTTCCTGGATCATTATTTATTCATCCTCCCTCTTTTGGTATTTGCTCCTTCAACCACCTTGTTGACGATCTTCTCCTCCTCGTCTTCACTTTCAATTGGTGCTGCAACTCCATCTACATTGTTAACTTTTGAGCTTTCCACATCCTGTTTCCTTTGCTCTAGAAAATCTTTTCCCCTTTGTTTTTCAGCCTTAATTAGCTCTACTGCGAGCTTTTCAGCCGTAATTCCTGTTTCATATTTTGCTTTATTGACGATATCGTCATAACCAGGGATAGATAGCTCATCAATGGCCTTCATTCTTTCTCTTTCAGCCATTACGCCCAGGTTAAAGACTTCGTCATAAATCTCCGGATATTTTTCCTTCAGTTCCTTTAAATCCATTATCTTTTCCTCCTTTTCATATGCTAGGCCCGGCACATTTACCGAAGCCGCCACAGTTAAATTTGGTTTATTGATAAATTGCGGAACATTTTTGTATCGTGATAAATCATGCTCAATGCCATTGATAACTATTATTTTTCCATTTTGAACTGTTTCCACTGGCTCATCGTTTTCAATTTCATCTGCGAATCCCAGCTCGATGGCATCATTTGCCGTCATCCACGTTTCGGCATCCATCATTTTCTTTATTTCATCCTCGGTTTTGGTGGTTTTTGTTTTATACACTGCTATGATTGTATCCCTGACCTTGGCCAGCATTTCTGCGGTTTTCCGCATTTCATTTTCATCGCCCCAAGCTAGTGTCACAGGATTGTGAATCATCATCATTGAGCCGATAGGCATGATAATTTTATCACCGGCCATGGCTACTACAGATGCAGCTGAAGCCGCCAAGCCGTCAATATATACATGTTTTATAGCAGGATGACGTTTTAGCATCGAATACATGGCCTGGGCCTCGAAAATATCTCCGCCGCCGCTGTTAATGCGAACATTTAATAGGTCAACATCTCCAAGGGCTTTGAGTTCTTGATCAAGCTCTTTTGAAGTTATATCTTCGTCTTCATCCCACCATTTATAGGCCACAATATAGCCATATATCAATATTTCAGCTTCAACGAGGCCAGTTTCATTTTTTACCGCTGGTTTGATGTTCCAAAATTTCCTAAACGTCTGTTTTACTGTTTTGCTCATCTTTCACCAACCCCCCTTCCCTGCGCAATTTTTCTTCCCTGACTCTTTGTCTGTGGTTTTTATAGAAATCTCCTCCAGTAAGTTCAACGGTTTCTTTCGCTCTTGTGCTAAATCCTTCACTTACACGCTGAGCTGCTGCTTTTACTTCCTTCAATGGATCTATCTGACCCTGAGATGGGCCATTCCATTCGGCTTCACTGTATGCTTTTCTAATAATTGGATCGGAAAAGAATCCCGGCGCCGGCACTCTCCCTTTCGCCACTGCTTCAGCTAGCCATTCTTCGTATATTGGTTGGCAAAAATCTGATGCAAGCCAGGATCTTCTCATCCTGAACATCTTCCAAGCTTCCAGTAAAGCAGCCCTGCTTGCCGAATATGATGCAGTAAATTGTTTTACAAGTAGCTCATATGGGATTTCAAGTGCTGCCCCAATTTGTCTGCAAACGGCCACCACAAATCCATCGAATGCTGAGTTTGGCCTTCCGGGGTTGGCTTCCTTTATGGTTTCACCCTCTCCAAGAGCTATTATGGCCCCGTTTCCGAGTTCATAGGTGTTTTCATCTTCAATATCTACTTGATATTCTTCTGGAACTGACTCTCCAAGAGGAATTTCTGTAGTAGGGCTTTTTGTTTCGATGAAAACTGTATACATCCCGCTTACTACCGCTGCCATTAATTCGGCCTCAGTATATCGACTCAGCTGTTTTAAGCTTTCAATAACCGGGGCAAGTATTGGTACACCTCTTCGCTGTTCGGGTCTTTCAGCCTCCATTAGATGTAGTATGTTTGGCCGACCAGTGACTCTACCAAAAGCCTCAACTCTGACCCATTCATTTTGACCTATATCTGCAGATAAAGGGTGTTTTTGTGCAATGTAATAGGCCACCACTTCGCCGTTTTTGCCTATTTCAACACCGCCACTTATATCCTTATCTGGCGGTTTAGGCTGTGGATCGCAAACTCTATCAGCTTCTATAAGTTGTATCCGCAAGTCGTATGGCATCCCTGGCCTCGGTATGACTGGTAGCAGTGCAAAACAATCTCCTGACATCAATTGTGATAAAAAAGCCAATTGCTGCAGCTCATAAAAGTTATTCATGCGCTGAGCATCGCAAGAAACACTGCTGGCCCAGAGAGAAAATTCTCTTTCCACGAGCTCCTCCCAGGCTTCAGCCTCCTCATCGCTCATGCCTAAAAAATCAGCATCAATCTGTGCTTTTAGCTGCAAGCCTGCGCCTACAACATTGGTTCTCATTGTTTTTAAAGCGCCGGTAGCCAGTGGCGCTCCCATGTAAAGATCCCTTGAGCGCTCTCTAAGGATTGGGAGGTTTTTGTCGATATCTTCCTTGGGTGATCCTCCTTTGCTTATCCAGCCAACCAGACTTTTTTTGGTCCTACTCGCTCCATGATGGCCATATCCGCTATTGAGTATATCGAGCTGTTTTCTTGCTACTGCCCGTTTTAGTGCTCTTTCCGGTGAAAATACCGCAATTGCTCTATCCAGTATATTCATGTATCCATCTCACCACCTCCTATTTTACAGATCTCGTGGGACCACGCGGAAAACTCTACGAGGCCCGTTTATGCCAGCTGAAAGTCTTTCTACTTCGTTTCTCCAAAATTTTATTTGCTCTCTTACTTCGCTCAAATCAGCTCTAGTAATCCTTTTGGTGCCTATTTGATACGATTGACCTGTTGAAATTGCAAGTTCCGCCTGCAGCCATGCTTCTAGATGCTTTTTTGCTGTTTCTAAATCCCATGCCGGCAATTTATCACCTCCAAAGAAAAATAGCACCTTAAATAGGTGCTATAATCCTTTTGATATAACTCTTCTCCTCCTCGGTCTTGGGGGACCGGTCATTTTTTTATGTTGTGTATACATTTTACCTGTTTCTTTCATTTCTTTTAAAGCCTCTAGGTTTGGATTCAGTATCTCTAAAGCAGCTGTTGCATAGTTTCTAACATCAAGAGGTTCATTACTTACTCCTGATTTTTTTATCCACTCAATCTTGGGCCTGCCTTTTCTATACTTTATAATTCTCTTTTCACTTGCCAGGCCCTCAAAATATGTTTCATCGTATCCCTTCTCAGCATTGATTGGGAAATGACAGTATCCTGGCCCCTCAAATTCGATTTTAAGCCTAGTAAGTATCGTATCTTTTCCATTGTCTACGCCGAGAGTAAATAAAGCAGCCCTTTCTCTATTGTTCCTGCTGACTTTTCCCACAAACGGTATACCCATACCACCGCGGCCTTTGACGGCAAATATCCTGCGATGCTCTCTGGGTTTACAAAATTTATACACTTCCGTTGTAAAGTGTCCGCCTGAGTCAATACAAGCACAGGATATATTGATCTTTTCGCCATTTTTAAATGACCATTCTTGGTTTAAATACTGGTCTAGCTGATCCCATATGGCCTGCTGGCCAGGGTCTCCATAAAAAATCTTATATTCTATGCCCCAAGATTCTTTGCCTATTCCCCATCCTACTACTTCTACTTCAAGCCTATCATCCTGGACGTCTACACCTGCAGTGAGCACCAATACATCATCAGGAACCTCAGCGTCATAGCGCTCTCTTCGCTTCATCAATGTTTTTACTTCCAGGTCCCCTGCATGGTCTTCCCAGGTTTCCCCAAGCGCGGTGTTTACCCAAACCTTTAGCACTTCAGGGCCTTTTTCTTTGGCCTCTTTGAAGTCTTCTATGATTTCCTCCCATCGTTTCCACGGTGAAGCCAGCTCACATAAGTGAAAACCTCTTTTGTTGGGATGCTTTTTCCTAGCTATCCACTTCCCATTTTGGCTCTTCCATTCAAATTCGGTATGTCTTTCTTTGCATTTCTCACATTCCATTGTTGCGTCTTCAAACCTGATTTGTGCCCATCTTAGGGGTTGATAATGGCCACAGCTTGGGCATGGCAGGCACCATTGTTCCATGGTTGAATCCTCATATTCTGCCTCGATCCTGGATGCATCTTTGATAGTAGGTGTTGAAACATATACTTTCTTTTTATTCCAGAAAGTCGTTGTTCTTTTTGCAGCCAAAGAAAGGGGATCCCCTTCTGTTCCTGCACTAAGCGGAAAACGGTCAACCTCATCAGCTAGTAGTATTCTTACAGGCCTGCTCGAGAGCCCAGCCGGAGAGTTTGCGCCAATAAGTGTAATATGGCCACCGGGGAATTTTTTGTGCAGTAAAGTATTGTCAGAGTCTCGAGATTTAGCATCCTTTATCTTGCCGCGCAATACTGGGGTATCCCTTATCATGGGCGCAAGCCTGTCTTTTGAAAAAGCTTCAGCTATTTCCTTTGTAGGCAGCATGTATATCATTGGAGCCGGATCATAATCAATAAAATAACCGATTGTATTGAGTAATATCTCAGTTTTGCCTACTTGCGCCGATGACATGACCACTACAGTTTCAACTTCTGGATCGTTTATCGCATCCATAATTTCCCTTTGATAAGGTGCTCTGTCTGTTCTCCATTGACCACTTTCTGCGGATGATTCAGGAGAAAGTCGTCTGTATTTATCAGCCCATTGTGAAACCGTTAATTTTGGTGGTGGGGCAAGGATTTTGGCTATTTTTTTAAATAGAGCAACGGTCTTATTCATCGTCATCGTCATCGCTCTCAATATCTTGCAAATACTTCGGACCGTAAAAAAGTTCTGGGTCATAATTAGATAGTTCTTTCAAAGCTTCGTATATCTCATTTTGTAACATGTCTTGTATCGTGGCTACGGTGTTTTGAGCAATTAGCATCGGTGCCAATTTTGCCGGCAATGCCAATAGCTTTGATCTAAAAGCCCCCAACATATCATTCATAACTTTTTCAACATCTGCAGAATGATGTAATTCGCCTTTTAGATGTGCAAGTTCCAGCTCTGCTTTTTCTCGTTTTGCTCTTTCATGAAGGAATTTTTCATAGTCCAGGTTTTCTTTAACTTTGCTACTATCCACTTCCGCTGAAGCAGCCGCTCTTAAAAAAGCTATATATTTTTTAAGTGAATCTTGTAAATCGTATCTGCCATGCCCTATTCTATCAATCACACCCTCCTCGACCAGCTGCCTGACTCGCCTTTCAGTGAGCCCGAAAATATTTGCAAGAACTTTTGTATTCACGACAAGGCCATCTATGCTTTTTAATTTCTTCGACATGATATCACCTACATTTGCGGAAGGAAAAGTCGATAAAAAATTTCTGAAACTAGACAAATTTTGGGGTCGCGAGCACCCGTAACTTGCTTGATTCTTCAGAAGAACCTATTTTCTTTTACATTTCATCCAAAAAATGTTATTATAATAGCAAAAGCACATAAGGGGTGATGTCAGTGTATAGGAGTGTGAGGTGTAAGGGTATAGTGATAGCAGCCGTAGTGTTGCTGACAGTGGTCTTGGCTATTGTAGGTTGTAGCTCCAAACCTGATACATCTAGTCCCGAAGCTCTACTAGAGTCTATATTCACATCTCCGAGAGATGATAAAAGTAGCGGCATGACAAATTATCAAATCAATGGCTCCGAGGCCACAATCGAATATAATTATTTTCCAGTCGGGATATCTCCTTTTGACGAAGAACTAGGAGTGCATTTATCTTCAAAAATCAAAGATTTATTTGAGCAAGATTATTTTGATAAAATTACTATAATTGCCAAAGGCCCATTTGATGACGGATATGGTAATTATAATTGGGTGCCTCTGATATCCTTCGAATTCACCAGGGAAATTTACGACAAAATAAATTGGGATAACTTCATATCGCAAAACTTAGTGAAGATATCCCAAAATGTTAAATTTTATTAATGCCCATCAAGGGCTTTTTTATTTTTCGCCCTGGCCCCAGCTATAAGGCCTTCTATGAATGGATAAAAAAGATACGGCGCCCAAAAGACAATAAAAAGGCCGGCTACCGCAACACGCTTCCATATCGGATCTTTTTTAGCTCTATTTATAATTCTTAAGCCAAAAAGAAGGCCAATTAATAAATAGGCGATAATAATGTATCTCATTAAACCACCCTCACATGTCTTTTTATATAAAAAGCACCGGGGGATACCCGGTGCTGATTTTACACATTTTCACTTACTATCATAATACCATGTCTATTTCGGATTTTTCGGATTGTGGTCAAATATTCCTTCTAAGTATTTATCATGAATAACTTTTCTGGGATAGCTCTCATCATGTTTTCCTATTTTCCTTGCTATTTGCAGCCAAGAAAGGCCATCTATGTATCTGTATTGAAATACTCTCCGGGTTCGGCTATCTGGAATTGTATCTATGAATTCCTCTATCTGCAGTTTTAGCTCCTCGCATGTATCTTTTCTTTTAGTCAGTAGTTTTTTCAGTCGTTTTAACCTTTTTTGCTTTTTCACATTAACCCCCTGAATATGGAATTGACGTTGGGTATAAGGGAATTCACTATGGGAGCCCCTAACACTATCATGTTCAATTCTATCGACTTGTGCTTCGAGTTTTTTAATACGTTTTTCAAGGTCTCGGATCTCGGCTTGCAGATCCGTATATTGCTGTAAAAGTTCTTTGTAGTTCAAAGCGCATCCTCCCCTTCCCATGGCAACAATCCCCCGCGGCCGCCTTTTGGCCGTTCAGTCATGACCGCTGCATACAGCTTGTCCTTGCCCGAAATATCTGCTGCGGCTGTAACCAGTTCCGTAACATCTTTGACGTATAGCCGATATTCCCAATACAGCCTTCTGAAGATATTTGGCTGCAATTGCCGGATATATTCCCCGATTGTGATAAAATCCGCGGTTGTTCTCCGCTGCATATGTATATATTTCATACCTCTTCCTCCTCGGTGTGGCCTTAAAGTTCAATTGTAATTCTGGCTTTGCCGGCCCTTCGAATCACCTTCATTTTCTGGTCATCCTGTAAGGGCTCCATGATCGTGTCCATTGTTTTAAATATAAACGTCAAGGCGCTTTTGGCCCATTTTATCTGGTCTGTTGGCCGGTCTAGCTCTTGCCAGCGCAGGATCATCTCCTGCCACTCGGCAACAAATGCCGCGATTATTATTATTTCTTTTTGCTCCTGTTGATTTAAGTATGTTTTTTCCGGCTTAGATTTCTTTATTTTTGGTTTGCGTTTTGGCTTGTTCAATTCTTTGTGTTTTATAAGTTCAGCAACGGATATCAATTCAGAGCCTCCTCTTTACTATAGGTCCTGTCCTTTTCATGGAATGTTCATTAATCTTTATCTTTAACCCATTTGATATAATTGTCCCTAATTACCTGCTCAGTCTTTTTTGATATAGCTTGGGCTAATCCGTCCATTACTTCTTCTACTGCATTTATTGCTTTTTCTTTCAATCTTCTTTGCACATCTGGCTTTTGCATATACTCTTTGGCAAACTTTATAGCTTCATCTTCAATTGTTTTTTCTAATTGATACCCGATTCGGAAATCTCTTAAAATATTCTCGACTGCATTGGTTAAAATTGCTTCTTTGTTATCTGCACTCAGATTGTTTATAATTTTTGAGGCCGTTTCGGCAATCATGGCCTTTAATAAAGTATCATTATCCATTTATCTCCCTCCATTTTTTTATATAAATTGCTGGTTGTCTATTTTACTTCAGTCTTTACCGCTTGTATCTCGGATTTTAAACCCCACCCTATATATGCCAGTTGCACTTTTTCACCTTCTATTTTTAAAACTTTGCCCCACCTGCACCATATATTGTCAGGATTGTCAAAGGTCGCAATATCACCTATTTTTATTTCCATTCTGATTTCACTCCTTCACATAAATATGAACCATTTACCCCTCCGTAATCATTTTTATTTGTCACGCACTCGCCTCCAATTCCCCCAGGGAGCAACTATGAACTGCCCATCATCCATCTTCACCAATAGGTTCCTTGGCCCCGGCCCCTTGCCTTTTACAAGGCAAGTGCCAGTTTTCCCGTATAGTAGATGGTTATGATCCTTGTTGACATATTTTAGCTTAATTGACATTTATACCGCCTACCATTCACCCGAAGAACGGGTCTGCCACTTTTCTTACCTCTGGTTCTCCTCCCGGGTCGCAGCTTATGACAATAAAGTGTTTGATTCTTGGCTGAATTCTTGGGATTTTGTTCCCGTTGTTTCTGCTGCAATCATGGCCCCATAGAGGATCGCACCTATTCAAATATGGGCACTTTATTTCAAGGCAAAATTGTGCCCTTTCATCCTCGAGCTTGGCCATTTTTATCCACCTCCACAAGTGGTCGCTTTTTTAAAGGCCTCTCTTAGTTTCCGCAAGTAGAAGTTGTATCTTTCTTCCCAACTCTTCTGCTCGTAGATTGCAGCATCTATGAGCTCTTTGTCTGTAGTATGGTCAAGCTTTATTTCAGCCTGGAACAGCTGCTCTCTGGCATGTTCCAGAGCTTCCTGAAGTTCAAGAATGTTCATTTCTGCACTTCTATTATGATGTCGCCTATGGCCACAAATTTTTTGTTCAAGCACTCTCGATAACCCCTTTCAGTTTGTATCAAATAGAAATGTTCATACTCTTTTATCACCTTCCCCCTTTTTATAAAGGCCAGGTCTGCTATTTCCTTTTACTTATGTGTTCCCGGCTTCATTGGTCCTCCTTTGACGCTTGCATCAAAGCAGCTATTATAATTCCGAAAAATACCCCCGCGTAAAAACTTCCGATGGTTATTAGCCAGTTCATTCTTACACCCCACATAAGTAATCCAATACAATCCCGTTTCTAGGCTCCACTAATGTCGCACTTCTTTCAAATTCCAACATTGGAATCGATGCAAAGCCAGGCCTACCTCGGTTCTTTTGCCATGTTTCCCAGTAATCCTTAATTGTTTTATAATTTAGCCGATATATTTTATCTAATTTTACAAAGCTGATAATCAGAAAGGCTTGTCCTCCATTTTTGGTCCATTGCTCCATGAAATCAATCTGATGATCTTGGATGTTTTTGAGCGGAAATTTGTCTATTTCCCGGGTTTCTTTCGCATCAAAGGCTATAGGTATTCCTTTGTATACACCAATGTAATCCAATGCGGATTTTTCTTCGAAGAATCCCTCTATTCTGCTCCCTTTTATCTTTAGTGGCTTTATAGGCGTGGGAAATTTTTTCACGAATGCTATCCCTTTGGCCCTGTATTGATTGTTGGCCCAATTAATCCATTCTTCCAACACTCTGCCTCTATTTGCTTGGCCAATTCTCAATTTCCCAAAACCCCCATTCTCCTTCTCCTGATCCTCCCTTGACGAGCCAGGTGCATTATCAGCACTGCGACTTCATCCGGATCCCGTTTCATATGTTTTGCTATGTCCGCAATATGCCAGCCGAAACTCCAAAGCTTTTTAACTTTATTGACTTCAACAGGGAACCATGAGAAGTCTAAATCATCAAGCGCAACGATAAGTTCTTCCTGTGGCCGGAGCTTGTAACGGTCATAATGTTTTGTCATCTTGCGGCACCTCCAGGCCCAGCTGT
Coding sequences within:
- a CDS encoding head decoration protein; the encoded protein is MIQETFVYENIFAGNVMPVVTETGTVAEKQEIQQFAIVELDANGFVVAPAGEEIDVNKAYAIAAEAVTTKAEETKKIVLYMTGEFNENKIVAPEGKTVSDYKVALRKLGIFLKPTV
- a CDS encoding head maturation protease, ClpP-related; this translates as MSKTVKQTFRKFWNIKPAVKNETGLVEAEILIYGYIVAYKWWDEDEDITSKELDQELKALGDVDLLNVRINSGGGDIFEAQAMYSMLKRHPAIKHVYIDGLAASAASVVAMAGDKIIMPIGSMMMIHNPVTLAWGDENEMRKTAEMLAKVRDTIIAVYKTKTTKTEDEIKKMMDAETWMTANDAIELGFADEIENDEPVETVQNGKIIVINGIEHDLSRYKNVPQFINKPNLTVAASVNVPGLAYEKEEKIMDLKELKEKYPEIYDEVFNLGVMAERERMKAIDELSIPGYDDIVNKAKYETGITAEKLAVELIKAEKQRGKDFLEQRKQDVESSKVNNVDGVAAPIESEDEEEKIVNKVVEGANTKRGRMNK
- a CDS encoding phage portal protein produces the protein MNILDRAIAVFSPERALKRAVARKQLDILNSGYGHHGASRTKKSLVGWISKGGSPKEDIDKNLPILRERSRDLYMGAPLATGALKTMRTNVVGAGLQLKAQIDADFLGMSDEEAEAWEELVEREFSLWASSVSCDAQRMNNFYELQQLAFLSQLMSGDCFALLPVIPRPGMPYDLRIQLIEADRVCDPQPKPPDKDISGGVEIGKNGEVVAYYIAQKHPLSADIGQNEWVRVEAFGRVTGRPNILHLMEAERPEQRRGVPILAPVIESLKQLSRYTEAELMAAVVSGMYTVFIETKSPTTEIPLGESVPEEYQVDIEDENTYELGNGAIIALGEGETIKEANPGRPNSAFDGFVVAVCRQIGAALEIPYELLVKQFTASYSASRAALLEAWKMFRMRRSWLASDFCQPIYEEWLAEAVAKGRVPAPGFFSDPIIRKAYSEAEWNGPSQGQIDPLKEVKAAAQRVSEGFSTRAKETVELTGGDFYKNHRQRVREEKLRREGGLVKDEQNSKTDV
- a CDS encoding DUF6148 family protein yields the protein MPAWDLETAKKHLEAWLQAELAISTGQSYQIGTKRITRADLSEVREQIKFWRNEVERLSAGINGPRRVFRVVPRDL
- a CDS encoding phage terminase large subunit family protein codes for the protein MTMNKTVALFKKIAKILAPPPKLTVSQWADKYRRLSPESSAESGQWRTDRAPYQREIMDAINDPEVETVVVMSSAQVGKTEILLNTIGYFIDYDPAPMIYMLPTKEIAEAFSKDRLAPMIRDTPVLRGKIKDAKSRDSDNTLLHKKFPGGHITLIGANSPAGLSSRPVRILLADEVDRFPLSAGTEGDPLSLAAKRTTTFWNKKKVYVSTPTIKDASRIEAEYEDSTMEQWCLPCPSCGHYQPLRWAQIRFEDATMECEKCKERHTEFEWKSQNGKWIARKKHPNKRGFHLCELASPWKRWEEIIEDFKEAKEKGPEVLKVWVNTALGETWEDHAGDLEVKTLMKRRERYDAEVPDDVLVLTAGVDVQDDRLEVEVVGWGIGKESWGIEYKIFYGDPGQQAIWDQLDQYLNQEWSFKNGEKINISCACIDSGGHFTTEVYKFCKPREHRRIFAVKGRGGMGIPFVGKVSRNNRERAALFTLGVDNGKDTILTRLKIEFEGPGYCHFPINAEKGYDETYFEGLASEKRIIKYRKGRPKIEWIKKSGVSNEPLDVRNYATAALEILNPNLEALKEMKETGKMYTQHKKMTGPPRPRRRRVISKGL
- a CDS encoding DUF2508 family protein; the protein is MLEQKICGHRRHHNRSAEMNILELQEALEHAREQLFQAEIKLDHTTDKELIDAAIYEQKSWEERYNFYLRKLREAFKKATTCGGG
- a CDS encoding Holliday junction resolvase RecU, with translation MRIGQANRGRVLEEWINWANNQYRAKGIAFVKKFPTPIKPLKIKGSRIEGFFEEKSALDYIGVYKGIPIAFDAKETREIDKFPLKNIQDHQIDFMEQWTKNGGQAFLIISFVKLDKIYRLNYKTIKDYWETWQKNRGRPGFASIPMLEFERSATLVEPRNGIVLDYLCGV